In the genome of Dermacentor silvarum isolate Dsil-2018 chromosome 1, BIME_Dsil_1.4, whole genome shotgun sequence, one region contains:
- the LOC119431520 gene encoding tubulin alpha chain, with protein sequence MRECISLHIGQGGVQIGNACWELYCLEHGIQQDGQMPSDKQAGGIDDSFDTFFAETGAGRYVPRAVFVDLESTVVDEVRSGAYRQLFHSEQLITGKEDAANNYARGHYTIGKEIIDVVLDRIRKLADQCSGLQGFLVFHSLGGGTGSGFTSLLMERLSVDYGKKSKLQFSVYPAPQVSTAVVEPYNAVFTTHANLEHSDCAFMVDNEAIYDICRRNLDIERPSYPHLNRLISQVVSSITASLRFDGSLNVDLTEFQTNLVPYPRIHFPLVTYAPVISAEKAHHEQLSVADITNACFEPANQMVKCDPRNGKYMACCMLYRGDVVPKDVNAAIAAIRNKRSIQFVDWCPTGFKVGINYKPPTEVPGGDTAKVQRAVCMLSNTTAIAEAWGRLDHKFDLMYAKRAFVHWYVGEGMEEGEFSEAREDMAALEKDYEEVAMDSNELVDEPEEY encoded by the exons AGAGAATGCATCAGCCTCCACATCGGCCAGGGGGGCGTGCAGATCGGAAACGCCTGCTGGGAGCTCTACTGCCTCGAACATGGCATCCAGCAGGATGGCCAGATGCCCAGCGACAAGCAGGCCGGCGGTATCGACGATTCATTCGACACTTTTTTTGCCGAAACCGGCGCCGGCCGTTATGTCCCGCGCGCCGTGTTCGTTGATCTGGAGTCCACCGTTGTTGACGAGGTGCGCTCTGGCGCCTACCGGCAGCTCTTCCACTCGGAGCAATTAATTACTGGCAAAGAGGACGCTGCCAACAACTACGCGCGTGGCCATTACACGATCGGCAAGGAGATCATCGACGTAGTGCTTGACCGCATCCGGAAGTTGGCCGATCAGTGCTCGGGTCTACAGGGCTTCCTCGTATTCCACAGCCTAGGGGGCGGTACCGGCTCCGGGTTCACCTCGCTTCTTATGGAGCGCCTTTCGGTCGACTACGGGAAAAAGTCCAAGCTCCAGTTCTCGGTCTACCCAGCACCCCAG GTCTCAACTGCTGTTGTCGAACCCTACAACGCTGTATTCACCACGCACGCAAACTTGGAGCACTCGGACTGCGCCTTCATGGTTGACAACGAGGCCATCTACGATATCTGCCGGCGCAATTTGGACATCGAACGGCCCTCATACCCACACCTGAACCGGCTCATCAGTCAGGTCGTCTCGTCCATCACGGCTTCCCTCCGCTTTGATGGTTCGCTCAACGTCGACTTGACGGAGTTCCAGACCAACTTGGTGCCTTATCCTAG GATCCACTTCCCGCTGGTGACCTACGCTCCCGTCATCTCCGCCGAAAAGGCCCACCATGAGCAACTCAGCGTGGCCGATATCACCAACGCATGTTTTGAGCCGGCAAACCAAATGGTCAAGTGCGATCCGCGCAACGGCAAGTACATGGCGTGCTGTATGCTGTATCGCGGCGACGTGGTGCCTAAAGACGTCAACGCCGCCATTGCGGCCATCAGAAACAAGCGCAGCATCCAGTTCGTGGACTGGTGTCCCACAGGGTTCAAGGTGGGCATCAACTACAAGCCGCCTACCGAGGTGCCCGGCGGAGACACGGCCAAGGTTCAGCGTGCCGTCTGCATGTTGTCCAACACGACAGCCATCGCCGAGGCCTGGGGCCGACTGGACCACAAGTTCGACCTGATGTACGCCAAGCGGGCCTTCGTCCACTGGTACGTGGGCGAAGGCATGGAGGAGGGAGAGTTCTCAGAGGCCCGTGAAGACATGGCCGCCCTCGAGAAGGACTACGAGGAGGTTGCCATGGACTCAAACGAGCTCGTCGACGAGCCCGAAGAGTACTAG